In a genomic window of Telopea speciosissima isolate NSW1024214 ecotype Mountain lineage chromosome 5, Tspe_v1, whole genome shotgun sequence:
- the LOC122663054 gene encoding uncharacterized protein LOC122663054 produces MDAHVRRTPEQVVNERHNSSSTQTTIENRFRTPEQKARDDYHIAKWLYQQGIPFNAIKARTFEVMCESIAQYGSGYIPPSYHQVRVPLLRNAVNETAKMKKKYEEYWKQYGYTLMSDGWTDKRGRHLINFLVNCPEGTYFMGSVDASGMVQSAQMLFELLDSKIDEIGEDYVIQVVTNNASNYKLTGGLKDFKNVIGKAKKITTFIYRHTRLLDAMRKRTGQKDLVRAAVTRFATACLTCQSLVRHKDTLKHLFNSDEWKGSNLSKTEDGKKVEETVFAVPFWNTVEDFIRASKPLIVVLRIVDGDEWPAMPEVYVAMEEAKKKIREHLAHKERLWKKIISIIDRHWECQMERPLYGAALFLNPGKFFMFKENENGKLIANLHISLVDVMTRLVVDPAIQTR; encoded by the exons atggatgctcatgtTAGACGGACTCCTGAGCAAGTAGTCAATGAGAGGCATAATAGTAGTTCTACTCAGACTACTATAGAGAACCGTTTTAGGACACCAGAACAAAAAGCTAGAGATGATTATCACATTGCTAAGTGGTTGTATCAGCAAGGTATCCCATTCAATGCTATTAAGGCAAGGACCTTTGAGGTGATGTGCGAGTCTATTGCACAATATGGTTCTGGATATATTCCACCTTCATATCATCAAGTGAGAGTGCCATTGTTAAGAAATGCTGTGAATGAAACTgcaaagatgaagaaaaaatatgaagagtattggaagcAGTATGGGTACACTCTTATGTCTGATGGATGGACGGATAAACGGGGAAggcacttaattaattttctcgTTAACTGTCCAGAGGGGACTTATTTCATGGGATCTGTTGATGCATCTGGTATGGTTCAAAGTGCACAAATGCTATTTGAATTGCTTGATAGCAAAattgatgagattggtgaggattaTGTCATTCAAGTTGTGACTAATAATGCTTCAAACTATAAGTTAACTG GTGGTCTGAAAGACTTTAAGAATGTGATAGGTAAGGCAAAAAAAATAACCACCTTCATCTACAGGCACACACGTCTTCTTGATGCAATGAGGAAAAGAACTGGACAAAAAGATCTTGTGAGAGCTGCAGTTACGAGATTTGCAACTGCTTGTTTGACATGTCAGAGCTTAGTTAGGCATAAGGATACATTGAAGCATTTGTTTAATTCTGATGAGTGGAAGGGTTCTAATTTGTCAAAGACAGAGGATggaaagaaagtggaagaaacGGTGTTTGCTGTACCATTTTGGAACACTGTGGAGGATTTTATTAGAGCATCGAAGCCacttattgttgttttgaggATTGTTGATGGTGATGAGTGGCCTGCAATGCCTGAAGTTTATGTTGCTATGGAAgaggcaaaaaagaaaatacgtGAACATTTAGCACATAAAGAACGGCTGTGGAAGAAAATTATAAGTATCATTGACAGGCATTGGGAGTGTCAGATGGAGCGTCCATTGTATGGAGCCGCACTATTTCTTAATCCCGGAAAATTTTTCATGttcaaggaaaatgaaaatggcAAACTGATTGCCAATCTACACATCTCATTGGTTGATGTCATGACCAGATTGGTAGTTGACCCTGCTATACAGACAAGATAA